Part of the Mycolicibacterium mageritense genome is shown below.
CCGGACTCGATGTGGTACGCGTCCTCCACGCCGATGATCTGCCGCGAGATGCTGGGGCTCGCGACCTTCAGACCGATGCGGTACGACGTGTTCTTGTCGATGTCCTTGATCCGGCCCACGTCCAGCGTCTGCGACGCGAACAGGATGTGGATGCGGAACGAACGACCTTTACGCGCAACGTAATCGAACAGGTCGGCGTACTCGGGGTGATCAGCCAGCATGAGCGTGAACTCGTCGGCGACCACGAACAGCGTCGGCATGGGCGGCAGGTCGTGCCCGGCCGCGATCGCGGCTTCGTACTCGGTGACCGAGTTGAACGCGCTGCCCTGCACGCGGCGGCCGGCTTCCTTGAGCAGTTGCTCGCGCCGGGCCACCTCACCGCGCAGCGTGTCGGCGAACCGGTCGGCCAGCGACCGCTTCTCGGCCATGTTCGAGATGACCGCCACGACCTGCGGGAAGTTGCGGAAGATGTCGGCCCCGGCCTCGCCCTTGAAGTCCGCGTAGATCACGATGAGCCGGTCGGCGGAGTGGGTGGTCAAGAGCGACAACAGGATTGACATCAGGGTCTGCGACTTGCCGGAGCCCGTCATACCGATCATCAGTCCGTGCGGGCCCATGCCGCCCTCGGCCTCGTCCTTGAGATCGAAGTACAGCGGTTCGCCGGTGGCGGTGACGCCGATGGGTACCCGCAGTTCTTCGTCACGCGGACGCGGTGCCCACAGCCCGGCCACGTCCAGTGCCGAGGCGTCGGGAATGTCGAGCAGCGTGGTGAACGTCGCGCCGCCGGTCGAGGTCGACCGCACGTAACCGGGATTGGAATCCCAGCGGGACAGCCGGCGCGCGATATGCGCGGCTTCGGCGGCAGGCATGGCGTCGGCCCGGTCGACGTAGGGCTGCCACCCGCTGCTCTGCCAGCGCACGATGCGGCCGTCGGCGACCCGCAGGATGGGCCGCTCCGGATCCGGGTACTGGTCGCTGTCGGGCAGTTTGGTGGAGTGATGGATCACCGTCACCCCGGTCAGGCCGGGCCTGCGCGCGATGTCGTCGGGATCGGCGTCCGGGTCGTCGATGATCACCAGTAGGTGCTTGAGCGCGTGATCGGGCTCGGCCGGGAACGGCGGCCGGTCGGCGAGCACCGGGTCCAGCTTGTCGCGCAGCTCGGCCACCCCGGTGGTCAGATACCTGGCCGGACCGACACCGTCAGCTTCGCCTGAGACATCCACGTGCGGAAGCCATTTGAGCCACGACCAGTCGTCGGAATCGACGCCGGGCGACGCCAGCGCGACGCCGAGCATGGTCGGGTCGTGCCATGTGACGGCCTGAGCCACCCAGGAGCGCACGGCATCACGCACGTCGTCGGCTTCCCCGAGCACCGTGATGCGGGCGAGTTTGGTGACATCGATGCCGGTCGGAGCATCGCGCACGGTGCGCTGAACGTCGAGCAGACCGCGCAATGTGCTGTGCGAGACCGGCTCCAGGTCGATCTCGTCGACGGTGTCCTTGACCCGCAGGGCCGCATCGAGCGGCACGTCGTGCAGGCCGGCACGCAGTACCAGGAAGTCACGGTCCCGCGGATCGCGTTCCCACTGCCTGCGGGTGCCGGGCACGGTGGCGAGCACCTCGGGGTCGGGATGCGACCACTCCAGTGCCGCACGCTGTTCGGCCGCGTGGGCGCGGACGTTGTCGCGGACAACGGACAAGTAGCGCAGGTAGTCGGCGCGCTCGGCGTCGACCTCTTCGGTCCGCATCTTGTTGCTGTCCCCGCGGTACAGCGCGGTGGCGGCGAGCAGCATCACGAACGGGAAGAACAGGATGGTCGGCGAGATCAGCCGCATGCCGGTGGCCACCAGGGCCACGATGATGCCGACGATCAGGATCACGATCAGGTACGGCAGCACGCGGCGCAGCAGCGACGGCGGGATCACCCGGGGCAGCTCGGGCGGCGGCTCGATGGTGATCGTGCCCTTGCGGCTCGCGGGCGGCGCCAGCCGGCGCTGGTGCTCGAAGATCAGCCTGCTCATCGGGTTTGTCTCCTCTTCGCGCAGGCGCTCATCGGGTCGCCTCCATGCGCGCAGCATTCGAATCGGGCGACAGCGCGTCGTGCGCAACCAGAGCGTCGCCTCGGGACAAGGTCGGGCCTGCGGCGAACTGCGTCAGGATCGACCATGGAACCGGCACGGCCGGTGTGGTGAGGCCAAGCGCGGCAACGGCTTTGTCGTCACCCGCGGTGTCGATGCCGTACCGCACGCCGGTATCGCTCACCCAGAACAACGACCCTGCGGTCGGCGAACCGGGCTCGGCGCCCACGGTCTGCACGAAGTATCCGCTGCCGGGCGTCAGTGCCACCCGGTTGGCGGCACCGTCCCGGCCTGCGCCCACCAGATCCACGGTGCGCAGTCCGTCGGGCAGCGGCAGCGCGGCGCCGGACAGCACGGTCAGCGAACTCTCCGTGGCGTCAGCAGGTTTCGCCCACCGGGCACACGTGACCGGGTCGGCCGACGCCGATACGAGGGTGACCGGATCACTCGGGTAGACGGTGGTGTCGATGGCGCGCGAGACGGGCATCCGGGCCACTTCGTCGACGCCGAGCCGGGGCGGCTGATCCAGGCCGTAGGAGTTGGTGTTGCGCAGGATCGAGGCCAACACGGGTGACACCGGCTGCAGGCCGTCGACCAGAACCGCGTAGTAGCGAATGGTGTTGTCGGCCTCGTAGGCCGCGACCACCGAGCCGACCGGCACCGGGGTCGACAGCCCGTAGTGCGTCGGCGCCCCCGCTTCGGCGATGGCGGGTGCTGCCAGGGCCGGGGCCTCCGGGATGGCATTGAAGAGTCCGGCCGCGACCGGACGCGGTGCCGGGATCTCGCCGCGCAGGCCGAGCGCATCGGTCACCGCGAGATTGGCCAGGTCGATCGGGCTGCGCTTGCCGTCCCACAGCAGCCAGTCCCCCGGGTTCGGGCCGACGCTGTTGTGCACGAGCACAGCGTGATTCGGGGCCAGGGCGACCGCACGCTCGCCGCCGTCGGCGAGGGGACCGGCGATGACGGTGACGCCGGCGTTGCTGCCGGACACGCTGTCGCACACGGTCCAGTCGGCATCGCGCGACGCGCTCTGCACCATCCGTTCGGGCGCACCCGGGATGCCGAGCAGGTTGCCCCGTGGATACTTGTCAATCTCACTGGTTTTCACGCTGCTCGGGTTGTCCGGCGCACCGGTGATGAGCCGGGCCGAGGTGAGGTTGAGCACCGGGTGCAGTTGGTCGCCGACCCGCACGTACAGCGCCGCGGTCGAGCGGTCGGCGAGCACCTTGTCCTCGCCCGCCACCCCGCCGGGCCGGATGAACGAGAAGACGAAACAGCCGATGAGGCCGGTGATCACGATCAACGCGCCGGTGACCACCGCCCGGCTCTGCGAGCGCAGCGGGTCGACCAGCATGCGGGTGTCGTGCAGCGCAACGCCGGATGCGATGCGGCGCATGACAAATCGCCAGCCCGACACCTGGTGGCGCGTGACGAACCCGCGGCGGTAGACCACGCGGTCGGGGTTCTCGTTGTTCGGCGTGCGGGACGTGAAGGACCGCCGATCCTCGGGACTGGTCATGCGGGCACCGACAGACCCAGGCCACGCAGCAACGGGGCGGCCGAGTTACGCACGTCACCGGCGGTGATCGTCATCATCTCCTCGTCGGTGAAATCGTCGGATTCCATATGGTCCAGCCGGTATTCGCGCTCCTCCTCGGAACGCTCGACCAGGTTGCGGACGAAGCGGCCGTTGCCTGCGATGTCGAGGCTGCGCCGCTGGACGCCGTTGGCGTCGGGCATGGTGGCCTCCGCCAGGTAGCCGAACAGCCGCTCCATGTCGTCGTGCGCGGCCTTCTCGAACGTGCTGTCGCGCTTCTCGGCCATACGCTCGGCGATCTCGACGAGTTCGGACGACGAGTACGACGGGAAGTCGATGCTGCGCGTGAATCGGGAGCGCAGACCTTCGTTGGTGTCCAGGAACATGTCGAGGTCCTTGCGGTACCCGGCGACGATCACCACGAGCCGGTCGCGGTCGTTCTCCATACGGGCCAGCAGGGTGTCGATGGCCACGAGCCCGAAGTCGTTCTTGGCGCCCGTGGACACCAGCGCGTAGGCCTCGTCGAGGAACAGCACGCCGTCGAGCGCGCTGTCGATGATGGCGTTGGTCTTGGCTTCGGTCTCGCCGATGTGCTGGCCAATGAGGTCGGCGCGGTGCACCTCGCGGACCGTCTCCTTCTTGAGAAGCCCCAGGCCGCAATAGATCTTGGCGACGACGCGCGCGATCGTGGTCTTACCCGTACCGGGTGGGCCTGCGAACACCAGGTGGTTGGCGCGCTGCGCCACGGCCAGGCCACGTTCCTGGCGCCGGATCGACATCGCGACCGAGCTCTTGAGGCGGGCGACCTGGTACTTGACTTCCTCGAGGCCGATGAACTCGGCGAGTTCGGCCTCGGCCTCGATCAGCAGGTGCGCCTTGCGTTCCTTGGCCCCCGGATCGACGAACTCCGACTCGGACGGCTCGGTCCGCGGATCCCACGGGTCGGTCCTGGCGTCGATGCGCGCCGCGGTCGTGGTCAGCATCCCGAAGGTGGGATCGAGCAGCGCCTCTTCGGCCTGAGCGTTTTCCGGGTGTGCGGCGAAGAGATCCTGCAGGACGTCGTTGGCGTCCTCATCCTCACCCTGCCCGCGCAACGTGAGCGCCTTGGCCAGCGCGCCGTCGACGGCCGCCACCGCGATCGGTCCGGCGGGCTCCTCGAGGTAGGACAGCGCGGGCCCGAACATTCCGAGCCGGGCCAGCGAGATACCAAGCGTGATCCGCACGGCGTGCGAGGTGACCTCGTCGAGAGTTTCGTCGGTGACCACGGGGGTCAACAACCGGATGACGTCGGACCAGCGCTCGGCGCGGTAGTTGATCGCCACGCGCAGCCATTTCGCGTTGAGCCAGCCGGGCCTGCGTCCGAGTACCTCGGACACGAGCGCGTCGGCCTCGGCCAGCTCCCCGGCCTGGCAGCGGTGCGCCGCGTAGGCGAGCTGGAAGTCGTCGGGTTCGGTGGCCCGGAACTGCAGGTACAGCCCGGTGTCGTAGGTGAATCCGAGGTCGCCCGCCGCGAGGTCGATCTCGCGCTGCAGCCGCCCGGCACTCGCGACCGTCCGCCACACCGCGTCGATGACCTCAGGCGACACCTCACCCGCGGCCGCCAGACCGATCCACGCGTCGCACTGGTCGTGCGCGATGTGGGTCAGCCCAGCAAACCCGGACCTGGCTGCGGTCAGGTCGGCGGGGCGTTGCCGGTCGTTGACCGTCAGGCCGAGCGCGCGACAGCAAGTGGCAAAACGGCTGACCACATCACGGTCGAGCCGGGGTGCTCCCTGAGACGGAGCTGCGAGCGTGTCACTACCCATATTTGTGCGCGGCAGCGACTCTCGCCCCCGCCTTCTCCCTTATGTATGGCTAAGCTAACTTTTGCTGAAGTTAGCATTACATAAGTTCGCTGTCGAGATGCACCCGATGGGGTCAGAACGTGAACCGGGTCACGTCTTGTTGGCGGTCACCAGGCTGATACTGCTGGTCATCTGACCGGCCTCGCTGTCCGGCCCAGGCACCGGTCGCCCGACGTCTCGCAGATAGTCCTGCAGCGGTGTGGCCTCCGCGCGCCAGCCGCGCCGCGAAAACCACTCCTCCGCGGGCGCGTGCTGCTCGTTGTAGACGAGGGAAAAGAACGCGTTCTCGTCACCGGAGGCCCGCGCCTCGGCTCGCTTGGCCTCGACCACCTCGTGCGGCCACGGCACGGATTCCTCGACCGCCACGAAGCTGCCTGGCGCGGCGAGACCGTCGATGCCAGCGAACAATTGTTCCTGCGCCGTGGCGGGCAAATAGATGAGCAGCCCCTCGGCAATCCAGGCCGAGGGCTGCGCCGGGTCGAACCCGTTTGCTCGCAGCGCCCGGGGCCAGTCGTCGCGGAGGTCGATCGCGATCTCGCGACGCTCGGCCGTCGGCTCCTCTCCGAGCGACGCCACCACATCGCGTTTGAACTGCAGGACGCGGGGCTGGTCGAGTTCGTAGACAACCGTGCCATCGGCCCATGGCAACCGGTAGGCCCGCGAGTCCAGGCCCGCCGCCAGCAATACGATCTGACGCACACCGGCCTGCGCGACCCGGCGGAAATAGTCATCGAAGTACTTGGTCCTGGCCCCTTGGAAGTTCACGAAATGTTCGCCGAACTCGGTACGCAGCGGGTGCTCGGGGTCGGTGCCGTCGAGCGCGGCGGCCCACATGCCGCCCGCGGCGCGACAGAACTCCTCGGCATACCTGTCGACGGCAAGCGGTTCCGGTTTTCGCGCTTCCAAAGCCCTTGAGGCGGCGACGAATAACGCCGTCTGCCCCACGCTCGTAGTGATGTCCCAGCTGTCGTTGTCGGTACGCACGGGCGCGAGGGTACGCCCGAAAACTGACAACTAGACCAGCGGACGCCCCGTACGCACCCGCCAGTCCAGATCCTTGAGCAGCACGTTGAACGGGAACTGCCGCACCGGTGATGGCAGCAGGTTGTTGACGGTGCGCAGCACCGCGATGAGCCGGTCGAACCGGCGCTGCCGCACCTGATCCCACGGCAGCCGCATCTCGTCGCGGAACCGCTGGGGCAGGAATCCGGTGGTGATCAGGGCCGCGACGCTCTCCGGGATCCGTCGCAGCGGGCCGGGCAGTGCCATGCCGCGCATGCGCGCCACCGCGATCGGATACAGATATTCACGCACGGCGTCGTCGATGTGCACCAGGTCGAGCGACTCCTGCCAGTACTTGTCGAACGCGGCCCGGTCGGCCGGCCACATCTCCGGCGGCACCTGCAGCGTGGTGGCCAGGGTCATGCTCTCGCGGTAGTGCCGGTCGGCGGTTTCGTCGTCGACCTCGCCGATGAACATCCGCTGCACATCGACGGCACCCTTGTAGAGGCAGGCGGCCACCCACAGCTGCAGATCCTTGTCGAACGCGTGGTACGACACCGGGCTTTCCTCGGTCGAGTACACCTGCGCGTGGGCGCCGTTGACGGCCCTGCGAAACGCCGCTTTCTGCTGGTCCGAGCCCCTGGTGGCGACGGCGAGGTAGGTGAAGGTGGTCCTGGCGCGCTTGATCGGATGCCGGTCGACGCGACCGCTCTCGACCCGGCTCTCCATCACGCCGTACCCGACACCGGGGCGCGCCAGCTGCATGATCACGTTGGCGGGCCCCGCCAGCAGGGCGACCCCCATCAGACCGTCGGCGATGCCGGCCGCCCGCGAACGACGCCGCACCGCGGCGCCCGGTCGTGCCGTATCGCTCATGGCCCGCTCAACGTGTGGGATCGATTCCCTGACCGCCATGGTCACACCCCTTGTCGCAAAACTGAGAACGTATGTTTCCTGATATTGGCCTGTACGGCTGACGGGTGTCAAGATGTTCACGTGACACCGGTGCGTCCGTATCGCGGAGTCGAGGCGGCAGCGCGTCTCGCGCAGCGGCGCAGCCAGCTCCTGGCCGCGGGCCTCGAACTGCTCGGCGGTGAATCCACCGAAGCGGGCGACCTCACGGTCCGCGCCGTCTGCAAGGAATCCGGCCTGGCCGCGCGGTACTTCTACGAAAGCTTCACCGACAAGGACCAGTTCGTCGCGTCGGTGTACGACTGGGTGATCACCGACCTCGCCGCATCGACACAGGCCGCGGTCAACGCCGCCCCGCTGCTCGAGCAGACCAGGGCCGCCATGACCACCATCGTGCGCACGATCGCCGGGGATCCCCGGGTGGGCCGGCTGCTGTTCAGCACAGAACTGTCCAACGAGATGCTGGCCCGCAAACGCGTCGAGTCGAGCGCGTTGTTCGCGATGTTGCTGAGCCGCCACGCTGGCGATGCACTCAATCTCGAACAGAACGACCGCCTCACGGCCACAGCGCATTTCGCGGTCGGCGGGGTCGCGCAGACCATCAGTGCGTGGCTCGCGGGCGAGGTCGATTTCACCCCCGATCAGCTGGCCGAGCAGCTGCGCTCGTTGCTGGACGGCCTGGCCGGCCTGGATACTCAGGGGCGATGACGCCTTCCGCACCCGCGATGTTCCGCCCGTGTGCGGCGCTGGCCGGCCACGTGGAGTTCTTCGGGTACTGGGAGCGCAGTTCCGGCACCACTCACCGCAGCCGGGCGCTGCCTCGTGGCGCGGCCACGGTGATCATCGACCTCAGCGCGCGCCAGCGGGTCGACTTCTTCGCGGCCGACGGCACGACGCGCCTGCCTGTCAGCCCGGCGTTCGTCGCCGGCGCGGGCAGCGTTTCCTACGTCACCCAGATCGACACCGCCCAGACCGTGATGACCATCCATTTCCGGCCCGGCGCCGCGGTGCTGTCGCTTCCGTTGGGCGAGTTGGAAAACCGCTGCGTGGGGCTCGCCGAGGTGTGGGGCCGCGACGGGATCCGGCTGCACGAACAGCTGATCGACGCGCCGTCGGCCGCGGCACGGATCGCGCTGGCTCAGAACTTCCTGTTGTGCCGCCTCACGCCCCGCCGGCCCGCCGTAGCGGCGGTGCTCGCCGCCGCGGAGCGGGATCCGGGGCTGCGCGTGTCCGAAGCCGCTGAGCTGACCGGTCTTTCGGCCAAACGGTTGATCACGCAGTTCCGGTCGGACGTCGGGCTGGCACCCAAGGCCTATCTGCGGGTGCGGCGGTTGCAGGCCGCGTTGCGCCGCCTCGACACCGGTACCGTGCCGGGCGCCGAGATCGCGGCCGACCTCGGATACTTCGATCAGGCGCACTTCGTGCGCGATTTCCGGTCGTTCACCGCGATGACGCCCACGCAGTACGCCGCGCGACGGATGTGGTTGCCCAGCCACGTCGGCCTCGCGTCATGACCGACGGCAAAAATATCCAAGACGCGTGCTGACCCGCACCCGCAAGATGGGGATATGCAGAATTCCGGACAGGCAGTGGCCAACACGGGCCTTCTGGTGGCAGCGATCCGCGCCGAGGAATCCCGCCGACCAGATCGGCTGTTCACCGACCCGTACGCCGAGAAGCTCGCTGGCGAGGTGGGCCGTCGGCTCCTCACCGACGCGCTCGGGACGGCCGGTGAGAAGAGCACGCTGCAGATCGTCGTGCGGACCCGCTTCTGGGACGAGGCCCTACTGCGCGCGGCAGGCCACATCAGGCAGGTCGTGGTGCTGGCCGCGGGCATGGATGCCCGGGCCTATCGCCTGCCCTGGCCCGACGGCACCACGGTCTACGAGGTGGATCAGCCCGCGGTGATCGAGGCCAAGGCGACCGTGCTGGCCGACGACCAGCCCCGCTGCCGTCGGGTACCGGTCGGCATCGACCTGGCCGACGATTGGCCGCAGGCGTTGCGATCCAACGGTTTCGACCAGAAGGCCGCGACCGTCTGGTTGATCGAGGGCTTGTTGCAGTATCTCGACGAGACCGCCGTGCGAGCCTTGTTCGCGCGCATCGACGATCTGTCCGCGCCCGGGTCGGTGTTGCTCTACGACATCGTGGGCAAGACCCTGCTGGACGCGCAGATGCTGTCCGGATTGCTCGAGTCCATGGCCAGAAGCGGCGCGCCGTGGCTGTTCGGCACCGATGCGCCCGGGGAACTCGCCGAGCGGCACGGCTGGTCGGCCGTGGTGACCGACGTGGCAGAGCCGGGCAACGCGTGGAACCGGTGGTTCGCGCCCGTGGTGCCGCTGGATGTTCCCGGCGTCCCGCGCGGTTATTTCGTGGAGGCGACCAAGCCGTAGTCCGCGGTCAGCGCCCGCCCGCGGCGCGTGCGGGATCGACCGCGCTGACAGCCTCGAACAGGGCCACCAGCACGTCGAGCAGATGGTCGCGGTCGACATCGAGATCGTCCTGCAGCACCGCGCCCATCGTGCTGACCACACCGCCGATGAGAAATTGCGATATGAGCCGGACGTCGGTGGGCAGGCTGCCGGGTTCCAGGCCTGGGTCGCCGCCGCTGGACGCGGTCGATGCGACCATGCCGGCGAATCGGCGGCTCTCCTCGAGGCTGCGGCGTCCGAGCGCGGGTGACGCGGTGGACTCGAGCGCGAGGATCCGGCCCTTGCGCGGATCGGTCAAGATCACGTCGACCACCTCGGCGAGCACGGCGCGCGTCCGCGAGTGGGCGTCGGCGGGCGCATCGGCCAGCGCCGTGACGGATCGGCGCGCGGTCTCCTCGATCACCTCGTCGTACACCGCGACGTGGAACGCCTCGATGTCGGGGAAGCTCTCGTAGAAGTACCGCAGGGCCACGCCCGACGCCTCGGTGACGCCACGCACGGTGGTTCCCGCGGTGCCGCGCGTGCCCATGAGTTCCAGCCCGGCCGCCAACAACCGCGAGCGGCGTTCTGCGACGCGGTCCACCGCGTCCTGACCGCCGTAGCGGCGGGTCACCTTGGGCATCGCCCCATCTTGGCACGTACGCCCGGGCCGCCTCCGCTACGGGGTGCCGGCCGCCGCCGGGCTGCGGTCAGCCGCGGTCCTGGGCGCCACCTTTGCGTCGTTCTCAGTGAATTCCTTGGTCCAGCAAGCAAACTCGAGGGTTATCCCGTCGGGGTCGAAGAAGTAGAAGGAGCGCACGTACACCCCCGGGTGCACGGTCGGCGACACCTGCATGTCACTCTCGTCGTGGTTGAGGATCGGGCCGACCCGCACCCCCTTGGCCTTGAGCTTCTGCCGGTACTCGTCGAACTTCTCCGCGGGCACGTGCAACGCGAGATGGTTCATCGACCCCGTGGCACTGACGATTTCGCCGATGCCGGGGATGGCGGCGGGTGCGGACACCCCGGGCACACCGTCCGGTGCGTCGCGGAACCAGAAGAACGCGACGCAGTCACCGTTGCCTGCATCGAAGAAGAAGTGCTGCCCGATCCCGCCCGGCAGGTCCAGGGACTTGATCAGCGGCATGCCCAGCACGTTGCTGTAGAAGTCGACCGTGCGCTCCATGTCCGAGCACACCAGTGCCACATGGTTGATTCCCCCGAGTTCGAACTCGTTGTTGGGATTGTTCGGCTTGATCACGTCGCGACTCCTCCGGTGCGAACCCGCCATCGACTGGCGCATCTCCAAATCTGAATCTAACATCAGATTCAGGTTTGGACAATGGCGCTGCAAGCAAGGAGCCCGATGACGATCAGCCCGCGCGAGCAGCTGCCGACCGCCCGCGGCAGGCAGACCCAGGCCGCCATCGACGCCGCGGCGCGGACGGTGATCGCCCGCAAGGGCATCCTGGCCACCACGATCGCCGACATCGCGGCGGAGTCGGGCCGGTCGGCGGCGTCGTTCTACAACTATTACGACTCGAAAGAGGCCATGGTCCGCGAGTGGGCGCTGCGGTTCCGTGACGAGGCACGGGAGCGCGCCCGCTCCGCGGCCGATCCCGGTCTCGACGACTGGGAACGCTCCTATCAGGCGGTCTCGGCGCACTGGAAGACCTATCGCCACCGGCTGGCCGAGATCATCAGCGTGTCGCAACTGGCGATGATCAGTGACGACTTCGCGCAGTACTGGGCCGAGATCTGCGAACTGCCGATCGCGCTCATCACCGGCATGGTCAAACGCGCCCAGCAGCACGGGTTCTGCGCCGGCGACGATCCGCACCTGACCGCGGTCGCCCTGGTGTCGATGCTCAACCAGTTCTGCTACACCCAGCTTTCCGGCGGAAACGCCGATGATGTCGACGACGAAGCGTGCATCATCACCCTGGCCAACATCTTTCACCGAACCATCTACCACAAGGAGACCCCGCGCACATGAGCAGAACAGCTGGGGCGTCGGCAGCGGCGGGGGTGGCCCGCGAGTTCGTCGGGGTGGAATCGCCGACCGCGCGGCGCGCGGGTGCCGGCGGTTATCCGTGCCAGGGCATCTACTACCGCGGTATCG
Proteins encoded:
- a CDS encoding SAM-dependent methyltransferase, whose product is MQNSGQAVANTGLLVAAIRAEESRRPDRLFTDPYAEKLAGEVGRRLLTDALGTAGEKSTLQIVVRTRFWDEALLRAAGHIRQVVVLAAGMDARAYRLPWPDGTTVYEVDQPAVIEAKATVLADDQPRCRRVPVGIDLADDWPQALRSNGFDQKAATVWLIEGLLQYLDETAVRALFARIDDLSAPGSVLLYDIVGKTLLDAQMLSGLLESMARSGAPWLFGTDAPGELAERHGWSAVVTDVAEPGNAWNRWFAPVVPLDVPGVPRGYFVEATKP
- a CDS encoding TetR/AcrR family transcriptional regulator; protein product: MPKVTRRYGGQDAVDRVAERRSRLLAAGLELMGTRGTAGTTVRGVTEASGVALRYFYESFPDIEAFHVAVYDEVIEETARRSVTALADAPADAHSRTRAVLAEVVDVILTDPRKGRILALESTASPALGRRSLEESRRFAGMVASTASSGGDPGLEPGSLPTDVRLISQFLIGGVVSTMGAVLQDDLDVDRDHLLDVLVALFEAVSAVDPARAAGGR
- a CDS encoding VOC family protein, whose protein sequence is MIKPNNPNNEFELGGINHVALVCSDMERTVDFYSNVLGMPLIKSLDLPGGIGQHFFFDAGNGDCVAFFWFRDAPDGVPGVSAPAAIPGIGEIVSATGSMNHLALHVPAEKFDEYRQKLKAKGVRVGPILNHDESDMQVSPTVHPGVYVRSFYFFDPDGITLEFACWTKEFTENDAKVAPRTAADRSPAAAGTP
- a CDS encoding TetR/AcrR family transcriptional regulator; this encodes MTISPREQLPTARGRQTQAAIDAAARTVIARKGILATTIADIAAESGRSAASFYNYYDSKEAMVREWALRFRDEARERARSAADPGLDDWERSYQAVSAHWKTYRHRLAEIISVSQLAMISDDFAQYWAEICELPIALITGMVKRAQQHGFCAGDDPHLTAVALVSMLNQFCYTQLSGGNADDVDDEACIITLANIFHRTIYHKETPRT